One part of the Georgfuchsia toluolica genome encodes these proteins:
- a CDS encoding fimbrial biogenesis chaperone, whose protein sequence is MSLFKTTTLRRLAGLLFSFVILPAVAANFGVSPIRIELDRGAKSGAITVANDEEGETLRVQLRLFEWTQDATGKDEYRESDDLLYFPRLMTLEKGEQKLVRVGLRVPVTVQEKTYRLFIEELSAPPAAGAAPGAQVAIAVRFGVPIFVKPVKEEVRGAIEKISLAKGVLRVGVRNKGNVEFTIKSVAASSGEAFSKEVAGWYLLAGASREYAIELPEETCNRLKWLDIAVKTDRSLELKGTLEVIASMCRR, encoded by the coding sequence ATGAGCCTTTTTAAAACGACAACCCTCCGCCGCCTTGCTGGTCTCCTTTTCAGTTTCGTCATCCTGCCGGCGGTGGCGGCCAACTTCGGGGTCTCGCCGATCAGGATCGAACTCGATCGCGGGGCCAAGTCCGGCGCCATTACCGTCGCCAATGACGAAGAGGGGGAGACCCTGCGCGTTCAGCTAAGGCTGTTCGAATGGACGCAGGATGCGACCGGTAAGGACGAATACCGGGAGAGTGACGACCTGCTTTACTTTCCGCGGCTAATGACGCTGGAAAAGGGCGAGCAGAAACTGGTGCGCGTCGGTCTGCGCGTACCGGTGACGGTACAGGAGAAAACCTACCGCCTGTTTATCGAGGAACTGTCGGCACCACCAGCGGCCGGTGCGGCGCCCGGCGCCCAGGTCGCGATCGCCGTGCGCTTCGGTGTGCCCATTTTCGTCAAGCCGGTGAAAGAGGAAGTTCGGGGAGCGATCGAGAAAATCAGTCTGGCGAAAGGCGTGCTGCGAGTCGGCGTGCGCAACAAAGGCAACGTGGAGTTCACCATCAAATCAGTTGCGGCTAGCTCCGGTGAGGCTTTCTCCAAGGAAGTAGCAGGCTGGTACCTGCTGGCAGGGGCCAGCCGCGAGTATGCCATCGAACTACCGGAAGAGACCTGTAATCGGCTGAAGTGGCTCGATATCGCAGTGAAAACGGACAGGTCGCTCGAACTCAAGGGAACACTGGAAGTCATCGCATCGATGTGCAGGCGCTGA
- a CDS encoding fimbria/pilus outer membrane usher protein translates to MAPDIAPARTANESVWAWRRAAGAMAYALSFAVRAGAAAAGEFAPVSRGDNPGPVLMLSRELGSAATDPQRVSPHDSDVGVSLTPSLTLGAGAGAQSHAQLPAADQLLIAEISLNGVPKGEFTVMALAGGDFLVGESDLKAMGVQPPYGVPIALEGEAHYSLRALKASELRFDEAKLALFVTLPPERLPKTAVDLQPGRPTRVVEPRDNSSFFNYRLLYSGDDAGGAKSLALATEVGVRVGDSLLRSESAHVRGGTGPGQDIRYGSSLIHDDRRSMNRWILGDFSTASGDLGNVLNLGGISFSKTYQIDPYFIRQPMAAFTGNIASVAQADIYLDGMRISTQTLQPGQFALRNLNYFGGQREVEVVIRDAFGREQRLVNPFYFTDVNLREGLHEYSYNVGFQRKNLGVASNDYGKAALSAFHRYGVSDSLTLGGRGEAEPGRFNLGPTAALRSDRWGVLSGSVAAGRSPSGSGSAEVAQYAYQARQFNGRIELRHYSAQYETVGQAIITARPKTEQTVSASYGFVSIGSLSVDWHQLRQYQGDDQRSVSLGYSRNLFGTLSLLASISRVAGTSSLPPTTNVFFGLTYSPKKDFITNFFHNSSAGNSSDVLQFGNNTPVGEGFGYRVVSERTDADLGSTYSLVPSLQYNGQYGEYTAALNSTRSSGGSSQETYQLGIGGGIAYVGGALAFSRPITDSFGIVKVGGLEGVRVYQSAQEIGRTNAAGTLFLPNLGSYVANHVAIDDRDIPIDYVIADKEQNISPPLRSGSLIRFDVTRIQAIIGRLSLREAGVVKPVEYIDLLVTADGKEMHFPTGRAGEFYIENLKPGRYFARFVFGQRQCAFELTVPESQQMLVDLGELHVCQF, encoded by the coding sequence ATGGCGCCGGACATTGCTCCGGCACGGACGGCGAACGAAAGTGTATGGGCTTGGCGCAGAGCCGCTGGCGCCATGGCGTATGCGCTTTCGTTTGCCGTGCGCGCCGGAGCGGCGGCAGCGGGGGAATTCGCTCCGGTCAGCCGCGGTGACAACCCCGGACCTGTTCTAATGCTGAGCCGGGAACTCGGCAGCGCGGCTACAGACCCCCAAAGAGTCTCGCCTCATGACAGCGACGTCGGCGTGTCTCTGACACCAAGCCTGACGCTTGGCGCCGGAGCTGGCGCTCAGTCTCATGCGCAGCTTCCCGCCGCCGACCAACTCCTGATCGCCGAAATTAGCCTGAATGGCGTGCCCAAGGGCGAGTTCACCGTCATGGCCCTTGCCGGCGGGGATTTCCTCGTCGGCGAGTCCGATCTCAAGGCCATGGGGGTACAGCCACCCTACGGCGTGCCGATAGCGTTGGAGGGGGAAGCGCATTATTCCCTCCGCGCGCTTAAGGCGAGCGAACTGCGCTTCGACGAAGCGAAACTGGCTTTGTTCGTGACCTTGCCGCCTGAACGATTGCCGAAAACAGCCGTCGACCTGCAACCGGGGCGGCCGACAAGAGTCGTCGAGCCACGCGACAACAGCAGCTTTTTCAACTACCGCCTCCTCTATTCGGGCGACGATGCAGGAGGGGCAAAAAGCCTGGCACTAGCGACCGAGGTGGGCGTGCGCGTGGGCGACTCTCTGCTGCGCTCCGAGTCAGCCCATGTACGCGGTGGCACTGGCCCCGGTCAAGACATCCGCTATGGAAGCAGCTTGATCCACGATGACCGGCGCTCGATGAACCGTTGGATTCTCGGCGACTTCAGCACCGCTTCTGGCGATCTGGGCAACGTTCTCAACTTGGGTGGCATTAGCTTTTCGAAAACCTATCAGATTGATCCCTATTTCATCAGGCAGCCGATGGCCGCCTTCACAGGCAATATCGCGTCAGTGGCGCAGGCGGATATTTATCTCGATGGCATGCGTATAAGCACCCAAACGCTGCAGCCGGGGCAGTTCGCGCTACGCAACCTGAATTATTTCGGCGGCCAGCGCGAGGTCGAAGTCGTCATCCGCGACGCCTTTGGCCGGGAGCAGCGCCTGGTTAATCCTTTTTATTTCACCGATGTGAATCTGCGCGAGGGATTACACGAATACAGCTACAACGTCGGCTTCCAGAGGAAAAATCTGGGTGTCGCCAGCAACGACTACGGGAAGGCAGCGTTGTCTGCCTTTCACCGCTATGGCGTTAGCGATAGCCTGACGTTGGGGGGGCGTGGCGAAGCCGAACCGGGTCGCTTCAATCTCGGTCCCACAGCGGCGCTACGCTCGGACCGCTGGGGCGTTCTTTCCGGCAGCGTGGCGGCAGGGCGCAGCCCCTCCGGCAGTGGTTCGGCCGAAGTGGCCCAGTACGCCTATCAGGCGCGGCAATTCAACGGTCGGATCGAACTGAGGCACTACTCGGCACAATACGAGACGGTTGGCCAGGCAATCATCACAGCTCGCCCGAAAACGGAACAGACCGTCAGCGCCAGCTACGGCTTTGTATCGATCGGCAGCCTGAGCGTCGACTGGCACCAACTCAGGCAATACCAGGGCGACGATCAGCGCTCGGTGTCCCTGGGTTACTCCCGCAACCTGTTTGGCACACTCAGCCTGCTGGCATCTATCAGCCGGGTTGCGGGTACGTCGTCCCTGCCGCCCACGACCAATGTATTCTTCGGCCTTACCTACAGCCCGAAGAAGGATTTCATTACGAATTTCTTCCACAACTCGAGCGCCGGCAACTCCAGCGACGTGTTGCAGTTCGGCAACAACACGCCGGTCGGCGAGGGCTTTGGTTATCGCGTTGTCAGCGAGCGCACCGACGCGGACCTGGGCAGCACTTACAGTCTCGTACCGTCGCTTCAGTACAATGGACAATATGGCGAATATACGGCGGCCCTCAATTCCACTCGCAGCTCCGGCGGCAGTTCGCAGGAAACCTACCAGTTGGGTATCGGCGGCGGCATCGCCTATGTAGGTGGTGCGCTCGCCTTCTCGCGGCCCATCACCGACAGCTTCGGCATTGTCAAAGTCGGCGGCCTGGAGGGTGTGCGCGTGTATCAGAGCGCGCAGGAAATCGGCCGGACCAATGCCGCGGGGACGCTATTCCTGCCCAACCTCGGCTCATATGTCGCCAACCATGTGGCCATCGATGATCGGGATATCCCGATCGATTACGTCATCGCCGACAAGGAACAGAATATCTCGCCGCCCCTGCGTAGCGGTTCGCTGATCCGCTTCGATGTTACGCGCATTCAAGCTATCATCGGACGACTCTCTCTCCGGGAAGCTGGTGTGGTTAAACCAGTTGAATACATCGATCTACTCGTCACAGCCGACGGCAAGGAGATGCATTTCCCAACTGGAAGGGCGGGTGAGTTCTATATCGAGAACCTGAAGCCAGGGCGCTATTTTGCCCGCTTCGTCTTTGGCCAGCGGCAGTGTGCGTTCGAGCTAACGGTGCCGGAATCGCAGCAAATGCTGGTTGACCTGGGAGAGCTGCATGTCTGCCAATTCTAA
- a CDS encoding Csu type fimbrial protein, producing MSANSKIRAALPLALALLSGAAGAATTCTLAISNVAFGGYDVFSATSLDTSGSIKVTCTRSGGANPTVTLAIGSGAYGGSTATRKMKMNGGADFLAYNLYKDAGRTSVWGNVSGLDAFTQTLVVPNNSSAQLTATIFGRIPAGQDVMKGTYSDSVVVTVTP from the coding sequence ATGTCTGCCAATTCTAAAATCAGGGCCGCGTTGCCTCTAGCGCTTGCGCTCCTGTCCGGTGCCGCCGGCGCCGCCACGACCTGTACGTTGGCGATCAGCAATGTGGCATTCGGCGGCTATGATGTGTTCAGCGCCACCAGCCTCGATACCAGCGGGTCGATTAAAGTTACCTGCACAAGATCCGGCGGTGCGAACCCGACCGTCACCCTTGCTATCGGCTCCGGGGCCTATGGCGGCTCAACCGCTACCCGGAAAATGAAAATGAACGGCGGTGCAGACTTCCTCGCCTACAACCTGTACAAGGATGCCGGCAGGACGAGCGTATGGGGCAATGTGTCCGGACTGGACGCGTTTACGCAGACGCTGGTTGTGCCGAACAATTCGTCGGCGCAATTGACCGCCACTATTTTCGGCCGCATCCCCGCTGGCCAGGATGTTATGAAGGGAACATATTCCGACAGTGTGGTGGTAACGGTGACGCCATAA
- the thiC gene encoding phosphomethylpyrimidine synthase ThiC yields the protein MNANEKFIAAEAHVDAAAIQSLPHSRKIYVTGSRSDIRVPMREISQSDTPAAMGVEKNPPIFVYDCSGPYTDPAARIDIRRGLPALRQQWIEERNDTEVLNRLSSEFGRQRLADPALAGMRFDLKRQPRRAKAGMNVSQMHYARRGIVTPEMEYIAIRENLCRREYIESLRTSGPTGQRLAEMMGRQHRGQNFGASIPEEITPEFVRAEVARGRAIIPSNINHPESEPMIIGRNFLVKINANIGNSALGSSISEEVDKMTWAIRWGGDTVMDLSTGNNIHETREWIVRNSPVPIGTVPIYQALEKVDGKAEELTWEIFRDTLIEQAEQGVDYFTIHAGVLLRHVPMTASRMTGIVSRGGSIMAKWCLAHHKESFLYTHFEDICEIMKAYDVGFSLGDGLRPGSIYDANDEAQLGELKTLGELTQVAWKHDCQVMIEGPGHVPLQLIKENMDLQLAWCDEAPFYTLGPLTTDIAPGYDHITSGIGAAMIGWYGTAMLCYVTPKEHLGLPDKDDVKEGIITYKLAAHAADLAKGHPGAQIRDNALSKARFEFRWEDQFNLGLDPDKAREFHDETLPQQGAKVAHFCSMCGPHFCSMKITQDVRDYAAAQGVSEQEALTKGMETKAVEFVQSGAEVYRKA from the coding sequence ATGAACGCCAACGAAAAATTTATCGCCGCCGAAGCCCATGTCGACGCGGCAGCGATCCAGTCCTTGCCGCACTCGCGCAAGATTTACGTCACCGGATCGCGCTCCGATATCCGCGTCCCGATGCGCGAGATCAGCCAGTCCGATACCCCCGCTGCAATGGGTGTCGAGAAGAACCCGCCGATTTTTGTCTATGACTGTTCCGGTCCCTACACCGATCCGGCGGCAAGGATCGACATCCGCCGCGGCCTGCCCGCGCTGCGCCAGCAGTGGATCGAGGAACGCAACGACACCGAAGTGTTGAACCGGCTGTCGTCCGAATTCGGCCGCCAGCGCCTCGCCGATCCGGCGCTGGCCGGGATGCGCTTTGACCTCAAGCGCCAGCCGCGCCGCGCCAAGGCAGGCATGAACGTGTCGCAAATGCACTATGCCCGGCGCGGCATCGTCACACCCGAAATGGAATACATCGCCATCCGCGAAAACCTGTGCCGCCGCGAATATATCGAGTCGCTCAGGACATCCGGCCCCACCGGCCAGCGCCTGGCCGAGATGATGGGTCGCCAGCACCGCGGGCAGAATTTCGGCGCCTCCATTCCAGAGGAAATCACGCCCGAATTCGTGCGCGCCGAAGTGGCGCGCGGCCGCGCCATCATCCCCAGCAACATCAATCATCCCGAGTCGGAGCCGATGATCATCGGCCGCAACTTCCTCGTCAAGATCAATGCCAACATCGGCAACTCGGCGCTCGGCTCCTCGATCAGCGAGGAAGTCGACAAGATGACCTGGGCCATCCGCTGGGGCGGCGACACGGTGATGGATCTGTCCACCGGCAACAACATCCACGAAACGCGCGAATGGATCGTGCGCAATTCACCGGTGCCGATCGGCACGGTGCCGATTTATCAGGCGCTGGAAAAAGTCGATGGCAAGGCCGAGGAACTCACCTGGGAAATCTTCCGCGACACGCTGATCGAGCAGGCCGAGCAGGGTGTGGACTACTTCACCATTCATGCCGGCGTACTGCTGCGCCATGTGCCGATGACCGCCAGCCGCATGACCGGCATCGTCTCGCGCGGCGGCTCGATCATGGCCAAGTGGTGCCTCGCCCATCATAAGGAAAGCTTCCTCTACACGCATTTCGAGGACATCTGCGAGATCATGAAAGCCTATGACGTCGGCTTCAGCCTCGGCGACGGCCTGCGCCCCGGCTCGATCTACGACGCCAACGACGAAGCGCAACTCGGTGAACTGAAAACGCTGGGCGAACTCACCCAGGTGGCATGGAAGCACGATTGTCAGGTGATGATCGAAGGCCCCGGCCATGTGCCGCTGCAACTGATCAAGGAGAACATGGACCTGCAATTGGCGTGGTGCGACGAAGCGCCGTTCTACACGCTGGGCCCGCTCACCACCGACATTGCGCCGGGCTACGACCACATCACCAGCGGCATCGGCGCCGCCATGATCGGCTGGTACGGCACCGCCATGCTGTGCTACGTCACGCCCAAGGAGCACCTCGGCCTGCCCGACAAGGACGACGTCAAGGAAGGCATCATCACCTACAAGCTCGCCGCCCATGCCGCCGATCTGGCCAAGGGCCATCCCGGAGCGCAGATCCGCGACAACGCGCTATCCAAGGCGCGCTTCGAGTTCCGCTGGGAAGACCAGTTCAACCTCGGCCTCGACCCCGACAAGGCGCGCGAGTTCCACGACGAAACCCTGCCACAGCAAGGCGCCAAGGTGGCGCACTTCTGCTCCATGTGCGGGCCGCACTTCTGCTCCATGAAAATCACCCAGGACGTGCGCGACTACGCCGCGGCGCAGGGCGTTTCCGAACAGGAAGCCTTGACCAAGGGCATGGAAACCAAGGCGGTGGAATTTGTGCAGAGCGGGGCGGAGGTGTATCGCAAGGCCTGA
- a CDS encoding DUF3883 domain-containing protein, with protein MLTLELSGQSYNKTAHRKSLLAKLDGRSEGAVERKHQNISAILIALGCPYISGYKPLGNYQSLLREVIESRIAQDKLLDAAALTAVLIPAAVPLVEDFSALLVDAPKVAFSAREAHQNEYVAPSSHKCDYLEREARNASLGTVGEEFVMNFEHFRLRSLGHKALADKVEHVAKTKGDGLGFDILSFEASGRERFIEVKTTAFGKETPFYVSRGEVKFAQRYSEEFHLYRLFDFRKEPRMFDLQGMIEKHCTMNPINYICEFS; from the coding sequence ATGCTGACACTTGAGTTGTCAGGGCAAAGCTACAACAAGACGGCCCATAGAAAGTCTCTACTTGCAAAGCTGGATGGTCGATCAGAGGGTGCGGTAGAACGTAAACATCAAAATATCAGCGCAATTTTGATTGCGTTGGGCTGCCCCTACATTTCCGGCTATAAGCCCCTCGGCAACTATCAATCGCTCTTGCGCGAAGTGATCGAATCTCGTATCGCACAAGATAAATTACTCGATGCTGCTGCTCTGACGGCGGTATTGATTCCTGCTGCCGTGCCTCTAGTGGAAGATTTTTCTGCGCTATTGGTTGATGCTCCAAAAGTGGCATTCTCGGCACGTGAAGCACACCAAAATGAATATGTAGCACCGAGCTCGCATAAATGCGACTATCTTGAACGTGAAGCGAGAAATGCTTCGCTTGGTACAGTCGGAGAAGAGTTTGTTATGAACTTTGAACACTTCCGGCTGCGGAGCCTTGGTCACAAGGCATTGGCCGACAAAGTGGAGCACGTCGCAAAAACAAAAGGCGACGGGCTTGGATTCGACATCCTTTCTTTTGAGGCTTCTGGGCGTGAAAGATTTATTGAAGTTAAGACCACGGCCTTCGGCAAGGAAACGCCGTTTTATGTCAGTCGCGGCGAAGTTAAATTCGCGCAAAGATATTCTGAAGAATTTCACCTGTATCGGCTTTTCGATTTTAGAAAAGAGCCGAGGATGTTTGATCTGCAAGGCATGATTGAAAAGCATTGCACGATGAATCCGATTAATTACATCTGCGAGTTTTCGTGA
- a CDS encoding disulfide bond formation protein B: MTDKQDLSITPKRNEAAGWTLIFSAWLIAASAMLGALFFGEVMKVPTCVMCWYQRIFMFPLALILPFGLFPFDRKVIRYATPLAVLGLLFAVFHMLLVAGVIPESIKPCTQGVPCSVTVIKWFGFVTIPLLSVLAFSTILALLAATHFRSSK; the protein is encoded by the coding sequence TTGACCGACAAACAAGATCTGTCCATCACCCCCAAGAGAAATGAGGCTGCCGGCTGGACCTTGATTTTCAGCGCCTGGCTGATTGCCGCCAGCGCGATGCTGGGCGCGCTGTTCTTCGGCGAAGTCATGAAGGTACCCACCTGCGTCATGTGCTGGTATCAGCGCATTTTCATGTTCCCGCTGGCGCTGATCCTGCCGTTCGGGCTGTTTCCCTTCGACCGCAAGGTGATTCGCTATGCCACGCCGCTGGCTGTTCTCGGCTTGCTATTCGCCGTGTTTCACATGCTGCTGGTGGCGGGGGTGATTCCCGAGAGCATCAAGCCCTGCACGCAGGGTGTACCGTGCTCAGTGACCGTGATCAAGTGGTTCGGCTTCGTGACGATTCCTCTGCTTTCGGTGCTGGCTTTTTCAACCATTCTGGCGTTGCTGGCCGCGACGCATTTTCGGAGTTCCAAATGA
- a CDS encoding DsbA family protein — MKQKTLFIVAAAVLLLAFIIAALVFTAQKNEQAAAHAVVNSSALMRMHSPTHGKADAPVVIVEFFDPACGTCADFYPRVKEMMAANPDRIRLVLRYAPFHPGSDKVVAMLEAARKQGQLWPVLEELFATQADWVVNHVAQPEQAWKHMERLGLNMAQLQTDMMAPEIGQIIAQDLEDARSLNVTMTPEYFVNGKPLPEFGWEQLKALVDGELAATRR; from the coding sequence ATGAAGCAAAAGACGCTGTTCATCGTTGCCGCTGCCGTTTTGCTGCTGGCTTTCATCATTGCTGCGCTGGTCTTTACCGCGCAGAAAAACGAGCAGGCCGCGGCGCACGCTGTGGTCAACAGTTCCGCGCTGATGCGCATGCATTCGCCGACTCACGGCAAGGCCGATGCGCCGGTGGTCATTGTCGAGTTCTTCGATCCTGCCTGCGGCACCTGCGCCGATTTCTATCCGCGGGTCAAGGAAATGATGGCGGCGAACCCGGACCGGATTCGTCTGGTGCTGCGTTACGCGCCCTTCCATCCCGGCTCCGACAAGGTGGTGGCCATGCTGGAAGCGGCGCGCAAGCAGGGCCAGCTCTGGCCGGTGCTGGAGGAACTGTTTGCGACGCAGGCCGACTGGGTGGTCAATCACGTGGCGCAGCCGGAGCAGGCCTGGAAACACATGGAACGCCTCGGCCTCAATATGGCGCAGCTGCAGACCGACATGATGGCGCCCGAGATCGGCCAGATTATTGCGCAGGATCTTGAGGATGCGCGCAGCCTCAATGTGACCATGACGCCAGAGTATTTCGTGAATGGCAAGCCATTGCCGGAATTCGGCTGGGAACAGTTGAAGGCGCTGGTGGACGGAGAATTGGCGGCTACCCGGCGCTAG